A region from the Campylobacter subantarcticus LMG 24377 genome encodes:
- a CDS encoding pyridoxine 5'-phosphate oxidase family protein has translation MDKRIKTFIQSQKLLTLSMLDDDGGVYCASCYYAFDDKNLSLIFASEEHTKHIQLALKTPNVGVNIALDTDVINLIKGVQIKAHFQTASKEQEVLYYHAFPFARLAKASIFALNIQWAKYTDNKILLSKKLEFFI, from the coding sequence ATGGATAAAAGAATAAAAACTTTTATCCAATCTCAAAAACTTCTCACCCTCAGCATGCTTGATGATGATGGAGGGGTATATTGCGCGAGTTGTTATTATGCTTTTGATGATAAAAATTTATCCTTAATTTTTGCTAGTGAAGAACACACTAAACATATTCAACTTGCTCTTAAAACTCCCAATGTCGGAGTTAACATAGCCTTGGATACTGATGTGATCAACCTCATCAAAGGCGTACAAATTAAAGCACATTTTCAAACTGCATCCAAAGAACAAGAAGTACTTTACTATCACGCTTTTCCTTTTGCAAGATTAGCCAAAGCTTCTATTTTTGCTTTAAATATACAATGGGCAAAATATACTGACAATAAAATTTTACTTTCTAAAAAATTAGAATTTTTTATTTAA
- a CDS encoding EI24 domain-containing protein, whose product MNIFYLSLQDFLSKPFLKFSILPFLLSLLVLALLVFYTYDVFFSYIDSALSGSFMAWFFSFSIVQFSLAFLSAIGGFFIVVFASVFLTMLIISFLTPYIVKKINQKYYNHLIKKEVHFLEVLLKSFKFLFIFCLLLAVATFLLIIPFVSIVIYYAVFYYLFHKLLLLDVLSNVLDQSSFDSFYKNSSPLYFKISTLVFFTLSSIPLFGLFLQVFYVIFLTHLSYQKILNLKANNNG is encoded by the coding sequence ATGAATATCTTTTACCTAAGCTTGCAAGATTTTCTTAGCAAGCCTTTTTTAAAATTTTCCATTTTACCTTTTCTTTTAAGTTTGCTTGTTTTAGCTTTGCTAGTTTTTTATACTTATGATGTCTTTTTTTCTTATATCGATAGTGCATTAAGTGGCTCTTTTATGGCATGGTTTTTTAGCTTCTCTATAGTGCAATTTTCACTTGCATTTTTAAGTGCAATTGGAGGTTTTTTTATTGTAGTTTTTGCTTCAGTATTTTTAACAATGCTAATTATTTCATTTTTAACACCTTATATTGTCAAAAAAATCAATCAAAAATACTACAATCATCTCATCAAAAAAGAAGTTCATTTTCTAGAAGTTCTACTTAAAAGCTTTAAATTTTTATTTATTTTTTGCTTGCTACTTGCTGTGGCAACTTTTTTACTGATTATACCTTTTGTTAGCATTGTAATTTATTATGCTGTTTTTTATTATTTATTTCATAAGCTCTTATTACTAGATGTCCTTAGTAATGTTTTAGACCAATCTTCTTTTGATAGTTTTTATAAAAACTCTTCGCCTTTGTATTTTAAAATAAGTACATTGGTATTTTTCACTTTATCAAGTATTCCTTTGTTTGGATTATTTTTGCAAGTATTTTATGTAATATTTTTAACACATTTAAGCTATCAAAAAATCTTAAATTTAAAAGCCAACAATAATGGATAA
- a CDS encoding dUTPase, dimeric gives MEAKDILKSMLELQQKLNDDTNGIGWENGYTKEGKLISFRRCIYMECAELVDSFAWKHWKSIHTPANWDNVRIEIVDIWHFILSLILEEYKEKQITDKNFIAEEVSSVTFFDDFCKETPNPSEADVYGILNDIELIIHKCSGFDYDLGELLSVYFVLARKCGLNFFELYKTYIGKNILNQFRQENGYKDGSYKKTWNGIEDNEVLNQILKQTLEYNAIYQKLQEAYNQIK, from the coding sequence ATGGAAGCAAAAGATATTTTAAAAAGCATGCTCGAACTCCAACAAAAACTTAATGATGATACCAACGGTATAGGTTGGGAAAATGGCTATACCAAAGAAGGAAAATTAATCAGCTTTAGAAGATGTATTTATATGGAGTGTGCCGAACTTGTAGATTCTTTTGCTTGGAAACATTGGAAAAGTATACATACGCCTGCAAACTGGGATAATGTACGCATTGAGATTGTTGACATATGGCATTTTATCTTGAGTTTAATCTTAGAAGAGTACAAAGAAAAACAAATCACTGATAAAAATTTTATCGCAGAAGAAGTTTCTTCTGTAACTTTTTTTGATGATTTTTGTAAAGAAACTCCTAATCCAAGCGAGGCTGATGTCTATGGAATATTAAATGATATTGAACTTATTATCCATAAATGCAGTGGTTTTGATTATGATTTGGGCGAACTTTTAAGCGTATATTTTGTATTAGCTAGAAAATGCGGTTTAAATTTCTTCGAGCTTTATAAAACCTATATTGGAAAAAATATCTTAAATCAATTTAGACAAGAAAATGGTTATAAAGATGGAAGCTATAAAAAAACATGGAATGGCATAGAGGATAACGAAGTTTTAAATCAAATTTTAAAACAAACTTTAGAGTATAATGCTATTTACCAAAAACTTCAAGAAGCTTACAATCAAATCAAATGA
- a CDS encoding invasion antigen I, whose amino-acid sequence MQISSYNSQNFSMDIKTKNGNHLSFSMYDKKEAKFDRDGNSATLSLRNQFGFSFSYSGSKLSEEEIEEIKEAVAKVQPQIDEFMKNSRVGTLKPKEIITTAMKIGNALPESTDEEHKKATLHELFNTMDKSLNKEMGKTDLADIKKQIFQDSTKLLEEIWEQYKSQEEKAKEEENKEFGFYA is encoded by the coding sequence ATGCAAATTTCTAGCTACAACTCTCAAAATTTTTCCATGGATATAAAAACAAAAAACGGCAATCATCTTTCTTTTTCAATGTATGACAAAAAAGAGGCAAAATTCGACAGAGATGGCAACTCTGCTACTTTAAGCCTAAGAAATCAATTTGGCTTTTCATTTTCATATAGTGGAAGCAAGCTTTCAGAAGAAGAAATTGAAGAAATCAAAGAAGCTGTTGCAAAAGTACAACCTCAAATCGATGAGTTTATGAAAAACTCAAGAGTAGGAACTTTAAAACCAAAAGAAATTATAACTACTGCGATGAAGATTGGCAACGCTTTACCTGAATCAACAGATGAAGAACATAAAAAAGCAACCTTACACGAATTATTTAATACCATGGATAAGAGTTTAAATAAAGAAATGGGAAAAACTGATCTTGCGGACATTAAAAAACAAATTTTCCAAGATAGCACAAAATTATTAGAAGAAATTTGGGAACAATACAAAAGCCAAGAAGAGAAAGCAAAAGAGGAAGAAAACAAAGAATTTGGATTTTATGCATAA
- a CDS encoding hydrogenase small subunit, with protein MSLSNEELKSILEHKIALLENSHKEKKNISLEAVSSIVKILGLPNDFSALAHRYFQLHTPPSLIWLHLSECTGCSESLLRTSLPDFLDLIFDFISLEYHETFMSASGHQAESHLKEVLEKKDFLLAVEGGVCAIDPFYLTIGAHGENGYEILQKCAKNAKTIFAMGTCSSYGGIQAAHPNPTKSIGISKVLEEKVINIPGCPPSDVNIIAALCFYILFEQDMSLDVQNRPLALYGKCLHDLCERKAKFEAGNFAQSFDDENIKQGYCLFKVGCKGPYAYNNCPKVKFNSKTSWPVAAGHGCIACSEENFWDDFGFYEKPMSNEFAYNDFSSILATEVIHNTSINELNSKNILLDLSSDSSGIFYYNENKNNFLDFSFEANPKVFLNQFAKTKIAMSLVQNFQEQFQSHYNFIQENYSDESITSTNVLDLFYFIYPFISGKKLENIDEFLDLALAYKFKHPSKFDFKTTINDQAKLDVSKSLRMPLIYILGGLDKEAITFGLVFSLKEHLKQALKACKNQHQKDQILIHSHHEKLLKIFWDLTSI; from the coding sequence ATGTCTTTAAGCAATGAAGAATTAAAAAGTATTTTAGAGCATAAAATTGCTCTATTGGAAAACTCACACAAAGAGAAAAAAAATATCTCACTAGAAGCGGTTAGCTCTATCGTTAAAATTTTAGGCTTGCCAAATGATTTTAGCGCTTTAGCACATAGATATTTTCAACTTCACACTCCGCCTAGTCTTATTTGGCTTCATTTAAGCGAGTGCACAGGGTGTAGTGAAAGTTTACTTAGAACTTCATTGCCTGACTTTTTAGATCTAATTTTTGACTTCATTTCCTTAGAATATCATGAAACCTTTATGAGTGCAAGCGGACACCAAGCAGAATCGCATTTAAAGGAAGTTTTAGAAAAAAAAGACTTTCTTTTGGCCGTCGAAGGTGGTGTTTGCGCAATAGATCCTTTTTATTTAACCATAGGAGCACATGGTGAAAATGGTTATGAAATTTTACAAAAATGTGCTAAAAATGCTAAAACTATTTTTGCTATGGGAACTTGCTCAAGCTATGGAGGAATTCAAGCAGCACATCCAAACCCTACTAAAAGCATAGGAATTTCTAAAGTATTAGAAGAAAAAGTGATCAATATCCCGGGTTGTCCTCCAAGTGATGTTAACATTATTGCTGCACTTTGTTTTTATATACTGTTTGAACAAGACATGAGTTTAGATGTTCAAAATAGGCCTTTGGCTTTGTATGGAAAATGTCTCCATGATTTATGTGAAAGAAAAGCAAAATTCGAAGCAGGAAATTTCGCTCAAAGTTTTGATGATGAGAATATCAAACAAGGCTATTGCCTTTTTAAAGTAGGCTGCAAAGGACCTTATGCTTATAACAATTGTCCTAAAGTTAAATTTAACTCCAAAACATCTTGGCCTGTTGCTGCAGGACATGGTTGTATTGCTTGCAGTGAAGAAAATTTTTGGGACGATTTTGGTTTTTATGAAAAACCCATGAGCAATGAATTTGCATATAATGACTTTTCTAGTATACTCGCCACAGAAGTAATTCATAATACTTCTATTAACGAACTTAATTCTAAAAATATCTTATTAGATTTAAGTAGCGATAGCAGTGGAATTTTTTATTATAATGAAAATAAAAATAACTTTCTAGATTTTAGCTTTGAAGCTAACCCTAAGGTTTTTTTAAATCAATTTGCAAAAACTAAAATAGCGATGAGTTTAGTGCAAAATTTTCAAGAGCAATTTCAGTCACATTATAACTTCATACAAGAAAATTATAGCGATGAAAGCATCACTAGCACAAATGTATTGGACTTATTTTATTTTATATATCCATTTATCAGTGGGAAAAAGCTAGAAAATATTGATGAATTTTTGGATCTTGCTTTAGCTTATAAATTTAAACACCCAAGTAAGTTTGACTTCAAAACCACCATTAACGATCAAGCAAAACTTGATGTGTCTAAATCATTGCGTATGCCTTTAATCTACATCTTAGGTGGTTTAGATAAAGAAGCCATTACTTTTGGATTGGTTTTTTCTTTAAAAGAACATTTAAAACAAGCTTTAAAAGCCTGTAAAAACCAGCATCAAAAAGATCAAATTCTCATACACTCCCATCATGAAAAATTATTAAAAATATTTTGGGATTTAACGAGTATTTAA
- a CDS encoding triose-phosphate isomerase — MIFAANLKCNHTRSSFELYAQELNQKLNQEDEVFIFPPNVAFLKNNFIFQQGAQNFYPCENGAYTGEIGRIHLEEFNIKSVLIGHSERRSLNEDESFLKAKFDFAKTLDFNIIYCIGESLETKNSKQSLDFLKKQIGNIDLTYEKLIIAYEPIYSIGTRVSADLDDINTVLDFLRQSTQAKLLYGGSVNQNNIKAICALKNCDGVLVGSAALKADEFFNMIQIAKG, encoded by the coding sequence ATGATTTTTGCAGCAAATTTAAAGTGCAATCATACAAGATCAAGCTTTGAACTTTACGCTCAAGAATTAAACCAAAAACTCAACCAAGAAGATGAAGTTTTCATCTTCCCTCCTAATGTAGCTTTTTTAAAAAACAATTTTATCTTTCAACAAGGTGCGCAGAATTTTTATCCTTGCGAAAATGGAGCTTATACAGGAGAAATAGGTAGAATTCACTTAGAAGAATTTAATATCAAAAGTGTTTTAATAGGCCATTCTGAAAGACGATCGTTAAATGAAGATGAAAGCTTTTTAAAGGCTAAATTCGACTTTGCAAAAACTCTTGACTTTAACATCATTTATTGCATAGGCGAGAGTTTAGAAACTAAAAATTCCAAACAAAGCTTGGATTTTCTAAAAAAACAAATTGGCAATATTGATTTAACTTATGAAAAACTGATTATTGCATATGAGCCAATTTACTCAATAGGCACAAGAGTAAGTGCAGATCTTGATGATATCAACACCGTGCTTGATTTTTTAAGACAATCAACTCAAGCTAAACTTTTATACGGTGGAAGCGTAAATCAAAACAACATTAAGGCCATTTGTGCTTTAAAAAATTGCGATGGAGTGTTAGTAGGTTCAGCTGCATTAAAAGCAGATGAATTTTTCAATATGATACAAATAGCCAAAGGTTAA
- a CDS encoding phosphoglycerate kinase, with translation MSSILSIKDIDLAKKKVFIRCDFNVPQDEFLNITDDRRIRSAIPTIRYCLDNGCAVILASHLGRPKEIASKYSLEPVAKRLARLMAKEVIMAKDVIGKDAKKKASELKPSEILLLENLRFEKGETNNDENLAKELASMAEVYINDAFGVCHRAHASVEAITKYFDNTRKGAGFLLQKEIEFASNLIKHPARPFVAVVGGSKVSGKLQALTNLLPKVDKLIIGGGMAFTFLKAQGYDIGNSLLEEDLIEEANKILLKGKNLGVKIYLPVDVTAAQTCSQEAVMKYTPAQEIPAGWMGLDIGPASVRLFKEALSDAQTIWWNGPMGVFEIDKFSKGSIKMSHYISESHATTVIGGGDTADVVARAGDADEMTFISTGGGASLELIEGKDLPGVKPLTIKDNE, from the coding sequence ATGAGTAGTATTTTATCGATTAAAGATATTGATCTTGCAAAGAAAAAAGTATTTATTAGATGTGACTTTAATGTGCCTCAAGATGAATTTTTAAACATCACCGATGATCGTCGTATTCGTTCAGCTATCCCTACTATAAGGTATTGTCTAGATAATGGTTGTGCAGTTATTTTAGCTTCACACCTAGGACGCCCAAAAGAAATAGCTTCTAAATACTCCTTAGAACCAGTTGCAAAAAGACTTGCACGCTTAATGGCCAAAGAAGTCATCATGGCTAAAGATGTTATAGGCAAAGATGCAAAGAAAAAAGCAAGCGAGTTAAAGCCGAGTGAAATTTTGCTTTTAGAAAATTTACGCTTTGAAAAAGGCGAAACAAATAACGATGAAAACCTAGCTAAAGAACTTGCCTCTATGGCTGAAGTTTATATCAACGATGCTTTTGGAGTTTGTCATAGAGCCCATGCAAGTGTTGAAGCTATTACAAAATACTTTGACAATACACGCAAAGGTGCAGGCTTTTTACTTCAAAAAGAAATAGAATTTGCAAGCAATCTCATCAAACATCCTGCGCGTCCTTTTGTGGCAGTAGTGGGTGGCTCTAAAGTAAGTGGGAAACTACAAGCTTTAACTAATCTACTTCCAAAAGTAGATAAACTCATCATAGGCGGAGGTATGGCCTTTACTTTCTTAAAAGCTCAAGGCTATGATATAGGAAATTCACTTTTAGAAGAAGATCTAATTGAAGAAGCAAATAAAATTCTCTTAAAAGGTAAAAATCTAGGAGTAAAAATTTATCTTCCTGTGGATGTTACAGCAGCACAAACTTGTTCCCAAGAAGCAGTGATGAAATATACTCCTGCGCAAGAAATTCCAGCAGGTTGGATGGGACTTGATATAGGTCCTGCTAGTGTAAGATTGTTTAAAGAAGCACTTTCTGATGCTCAAACTATATGGTGGAATGGGCCTATGGGGGTTTTTGAAATTGATAAATTTTCAAAAGGTAGTATAAAAATGAGTCACTATATCAGCGAATCTCATGCAACTACCGTAATAGGCGGTGGTGATACTGCTGATGTTGTAGCAAGAGCAGGTGATGCTGATGAAATGACTTTCATTTCAACTGGTGGGGGTGCTTCATTAGAGCTTATAGAAGGCAAAGATCTTCCTGGCGTAAAACCTTTAACGATAAAGGACAATGAATGA
- the gap gene encoding type I glyceraldehyde-3-phosphate dehydrogenase: MAVKVAINGFGRIGRCVARIIMKRDDIELVAINDTTDIELTKYLFKYDTVHGVYDGSVENDGDDLIIDNKKIKVLKSRNVADLDFAKYGAQIVLECTGAHLTIEKCQGFLDHGVQKVIMSAPAKDKTPTYVLGVNAHEYKGESIISNASCTTNCLGPICRVLQDNFGIEKGLMTTIHAYTNGQSIIDAKARDKRRSRAAAQNIIPTSTGAAKAMKLVMPELDGKLHGQSMRVPVADVSTVDLTATLKKKVSKEEINEAFRIAAKSNLKGILLVDDEERVSSDFITCSYGAIVASDLTQVICDDFVKVVAWYDNEWGYSSRLVDMAVFIAKA, encoded by the coding sequence ATGGCTGTAAAAGTTGCAATAAATGGCTTTGGACGCATTGGAAGATGTGTTGCAAGAATTATCATGAAGCGCGATGATATCGAACTTGTGGCGATTAATGATACCACTGATATTGAACTCACAAAATATCTTTTCAAATACGACACTGTTCATGGGGTATATGATGGTAGTGTTGAAAATGATGGCGATGATTTAATAATTGATAATAAAAAAATAAAAGTTTTAAAAAGTAGAAATGTAGCGGATTTAGACTTTGCAAAATATGGCGCGCAAATTGTACTAGAGTGTACTGGCGCACATTTAACCATAGAAAAATGTCAAGGATTTTTAGACCATGGGGTGCAAAAAGTTATCATGAGCGCTCCAGCAAAAGATAAAACTCCAACTTATGTTTTAGGGGTAAATGCTCACGAATACAAAGGCGAAAGTATTATCTCAAATGCAAGTTGTACAACTAACTGCTTGGGCCCAATTTGTAGAGTTTTACAAGATAATTTCGGCATAGAAAAAGGTTTAATGACAACTATCCATGCTTATACAAATGGTCAAAGCATTATCGATGCAAAAGCAAGAGATAAAAGAAGATCACGTGCAGCTGCTCAAAATATCATTCCAACTTCAACCGGTGCTGCAAAAGCTATGAAACTTGTTATGCCTGAGCTTGATGGAAAATTACACGGTCAAAGCATGCGTGTACCAGTAGCTGATGTGTCAACTGTAGACCTAACTGCAACTTTAAAGAAAAAAGTAAGCAAAGAAGAAATCAACGAAGCCTTTAGAATAGCAGCAAAAAGCAACTTAAAAGGCATATTATTAGTAGATGATGAAGAAAGAGTTTCAAGTGATTTTATTACTTGTTCTTATGGTGCGATCGTAGCAAGCGATCTTACTCAAGTAATTTGCGATGACTTTGTAAAAGTGGTTGCTTGGTATGATAATGAGTGGGGTTATTCTTCTCGTTTAGTAGATATGGCAGTATTTATAGCAAAGGCTTAA
- the nadD gene encoding nicotinate (nicotinamide) nucleotide adenylyltransferase translates to MKIALFGGSFDPPHLGHNAIVLNALENLELDRLIIMPTFISPFKQEFTADEQRRLKWCNAIWGSLERVQISDFEITKKRPVPSIESVDFLYNHYEISQFYLILGADHLQSLEKWHEFERLQNLVEFVIAKRDGIFIPRHFKTLDTKVDISSSFIRQTLQTTQVCEQIKEEVKLYYSKFKNI, encoded by the coding sequence ATGAAAATCGCACTTTTTGGTGGTAGTTTTGATCCGCCTCATTTAGGACATAATGCTATAGTCTTAAATGCCTTAGAAAATTTAGAGCTTGATCGACTTATAATCATGCCTACTTTTATCAGTCCTTTTAAGCAAGAATTTACCGCAGATGAGCAAAGACGCTTAAAATGGTGCAATGCGATTTGGGGGAGTTTAGAAAGGGTTCAAATCAGTGATTTTGAAATCACTAAAAAAAGACCAGTACCTAGTATAGAAAGTGTTGATTTTTTATATAATCATTATGAAATTTCTCAATTTTATCTTATTTTGGGAGCTGATCATTTGCAAAGTCTTGAAAAATGGCATGAATTTGAAAGATTGCAAAATTTGGTAGAATTTGTGATAGCTAAAAGAGATGGTATTTTTATACCAAGGCACTTTAAGACTTTGGACACCAAGGTGGATATTTCTTCTTCTTTTATAAGGCAAACCTTACAAACAACACAAGTTTGCGAGCAAATCAAAGAAGAAGTTAAGCTTTATTATTCTAAATTTAAAAATATTTAA
- the rsfS gene encoding ribosome silencing factor translates to MQERINNIVQILDDKKADLIETFDMQDKDYFVKFVVIATTMGERHALSLIDDLKTSLKSKGEEFLNIESSEEWTVLDLGDILIHLMSETYRAKYNIEEFLKSLNKEK, encoded by the coding sequence ATGCAAGAAAGAATTAATAATATTGTTCAAATTTTAGATGATAAAAAAGCAGATTTGATAGAAACTTTTGATATGCAAGATAAGGATTATTTTGTTAAATTTGTAGTGATTGCTACTACTATGGGGGAAAGACATGCGCTTTCTTTGATAGATGATTTAAAAACTAGTCTTAAAAGTAAAGGTGAGGAGTTTTTAAATATAGAAAGTAGTGAAGAATGGACTGTGCTTGATTTAGGTGATATTTTGATTCACTTAATGAGTGAAACTTATAGAGCAAAATACAACATAGAAGAATTTCTAAAAAGCTTAAATAAAGAAAAATAA
- a CDS encoding tetratricopeptide repeat protein gives MPYGFYHLGNTLYETNKYEEALISYEKTLKFQKEYPDVFIIGLI, from the coding sequence ATTCCTTATGGTTTTTATCATTTGGGCAATACTTTGTATGAGACAAATAAATACGAAGAAGCTTTGATAAGTTATGAAAAAACTTTAAAATTTCAAAAAGAATATCCTGATGTTTTTATAATAGGGCTTATTTAA
- a CDS encoding tetratricopeptide repeat protein, with amino-acid sequence MFKRAYCAKELESYEELIAYCDAVHNVDKNNFKLYLWQGIAKYNLSLEEEAIKDLNKALKIDKNHNEAKYYKGALL; translated from the coding sequence TTGTTTAAAAGAGCATATTGTGCAAAAGAGCTTGAATCTTATGAAGAGTTGATAGCTTATTGTGACGCAGTACACAATGTGGATAAAAATAATTTTAAACTTTATCTTTGGCAAGGAATTGCTAAATATAATTTAAGCTTAGAAGAAGAGGCTATAAAAGATTTAAATAAGGCCCTAAAAATCGATAAAAATCACAACGAGGCAAAGTATTATAAAGGGGCTTTGTTATGA
- a CDS encoding CDC27 family protein, producing MGAVEVYLQDFKEAVKYLNKTLNLNKDENWIYYYKAEYLRNLGNFNDALKCYEDYLKIFSENIKALIGKIQCLEQLKECEQALECTKELLSFDRENEFALKYQNILMQKLKQQNKKWW from the coding sequence ATGGGCGCTGTTGAAGTATATTTGCAAGATTTTAAAGAAGCCGTAAAATATCTTAATAAAACTTTAAATTTAAATAAAGATGAAAATTGGATATATTATTACAAAGCAGAATATTTAAGAAATTTGGGTAATTTTAACGATGCGTTAAAATGCTATGAAGATTATCTAAAAATATTTAGTGAAAATATCAAAGCTTTAATAGGAAAAATTCAATGCTTAGAGCAGTTAAAAGAATGCGAGCAGGCTTTAGAATGTACTAAAGAGCTATTAAGTTTTGATAGAGAAAATGAGTTTGCATTAAAATATCAAAATATTTTAATGCAAAAACTAAAACAGCAAAATAAAAAATGGTGGTGA
- a CDS encoding HIT family protein: protein MIYENDFLFIEKENSQIPWVKIFTKENYRELSNCPTFLQNMLFQYVLACELSLREYYNPEKINIASFANYVPRVHFHVMARFKEDAFFPECMWGKQQREVTELNLPVFDGFISILFEKIKTIQIK, encoded by the coding sequence ATGATTTATGAAAATGATTTTTTATTTATAGAAAAAGAAAATTCTCAAATTCCTTGGGTAAAAATTTTCACTAAAGAAAATTACAGAGAATTAAGTAATTGTCCAACCTTTTTACAAAATATGCTTTTTCAATATGTTTTAGCTTGCGAATTAAGCCTTAGAGAGTATTATAACCCAGAAAAAATCAACATAGCTTCCTTTGCAAACTACGTACCAAGAGTGCATTTTCATGTTATGGCACGCTTTAAAGAAGACGCTTTTTTTCCAGAATGCATGTGGGGAAAACAACAAAGAGAAGTCACCGAATTAAATTTACCTGTTTTTGATGGATTTATTTCTATTTTATTTGAAAAAATAAAAACCATTCAAATTAAGTAA
- the fumC gene encoding class II fumarate hydratase — protein MEYRIEHDTMGEIKVPNDKYWGAQTERSFENFKIGCEKMPKVLIYAFANLKKSLALVNNKLGKLDDAKKNAIVQACDEIIAGKFDDNFPLAIWQTGSGTQSNMNINEVIANRATEIMGGDFRKEKLVHPNDHVNMSQSSNDTFPTAMSIVSVEQVEKKLIPALDELIVTFEKKVKEFEGIIKIGRTHLQDATPLTLAQEFSGYLSMLLHSKEQIIASLPTLRELAIGGTAVGTGLNAHPELSEKVSEELSNLLGTKFVSSPNKFHALTSHDAINFTHGAMKGLAANLMKIANDIRWLASGPRCGLGELNIPENEPGSSIMPGKVNPTQCEALTMVAVQVMGNDAAIGFAASQGNFELNVFKPVIIYNFLQSLDLLADAMHSFNIHCAVGIEPNKEKIDFNLHNSLMLVTALNPHIGYENAAKVAKNAHKKGISLKESATELGLVSEEDFAKFVDPTKMIGPKK, from the coding sequence ATGGAATACAGAATCGAACACGATACTATGGGAGAGATTAAAGTTCCTAATGATAAATATTGGGGAGCACAAACTGAAAGAAGTTTTGAAAATTTTAAAATTGGTTGTGAAAAAATGCCAAAAGTTTTAATTTATGCTTTTGCAAATCTTAAAAAATCTTTGGCTTTAGTAAATAATAAACTTGGCAAATTAGATGATGCTAAAAAAAATGCTATCGTACAAGCTTGTGATGAAATTATAGCAGGAAAATTCGACGATAATTTCCCACTAGCAATATGGCAAACTGGCTCTGGTACGCAAAGTAATATGAATATAAACGAAGTTATAGCAAACCGTGCAACTGAAATTATGGGTGGAGATTTTAGAAAAGAAAAGCTTGTTCATCCAAATGATCATGTAAATATGAGCCAAAGTTCAAATGATACTTTTCCAACTGCTATGAGTATAGTTTCAGTAGAGCAAGTAGAGAAAAAACTTATTCCTGCTTTAGATGAGCTTATTGTAACTTTTGAAAAAAAGGTAAAAGAATTTGAAGGAATTATTAAAATAGGAAGAACTCACCTTCAAGATGCTACACCACTTACCTTAGCTCAAGAATTTAGCGGATATCTTTCTATGTTACTTCACTCGAAAGAACAAATCATCGCTTCTTTACCTACATTAAGAGAACTTGCAATAGGTGGGACAGCTGTTGGTACAGGATTAAATGCCCATCCAGAACTTAGTGAAAAAGTGAGTGAAGAATTAAGCAATCTTTTAGGCACTAAATTTGTTTCAAGTCCAAATAAATTCCATGCCCTAACAAGCCATGATGCAATTAATTTTACTCATGGGGCTATGAAAGGCTTAGCTGCAAATTTAATGAAAATAGCCAATGATATTAGATGGCTAGCAAGTGGTCCTAGATGTGGTCTTGGTGAGCTAAACATACCTGAGAACGAACCGGGAAGCTCTATCATGCCAGGTAAGGTTAATCCTACTCAATGCGAAGCTTTAACTATGGTTGCAGTGCAAGTTATGGGAAATGATGCAGCTATTGGCTTTGCAGCAAGCCAAGGAAATTTCGAGCTTAATGTTTTCAAACCTGTGATTATTTATAACTTCTTACAAAGCCTTGATTTATTAGCTGATGCTATGCATTCATTTAATATCCATTGTGCTGTTGGTATAGAGCCAAATAAAGAAAAAATTGATTTTAACTTGCATAATTCTTTAATGCTAGTAACTGCATTAAACCCACACATTGGCTATGAAAATGCAGCAAAAGTTGCAAAAAATGCTCACAAAAAAGGCATTTCTTTAAAAGAAAGTGCTACGGAACTTGGCTTAGTAAGTGAAGAAGATTTTGCTAAATTTGTAGATCCTACAAAAATGATAGGACCAAAAAAATAA